A genomic window from bacterium includes:
- a CDS encoding DUF4145 domain-containing protein, producing the protein MAQLRWFFVENDAHRTVPYRCGYCERDVSANTTCILQEYTPRSPRDWVATGQFAIACPHCHKWSNMTNDSVEPLPRFGREIEHLPTDVGSIYEEARASMGAGAPTAAVMCCRKIIMNLAVEEGATPGLKFVEYLDDLRKKGHIPPRWQGWVESIRKAGNEATHEVEPQTLDEARRTMDFTAMLLAAHYEGPGRLNMLEPSVETERDRTK; encoded by the coding sequence ATGGCGCAACTTCGTTGGTTTTTTGTCGAAAACGACGCTCATCGCACGGTGCCATACCGATGCGGATATTGCGAACGCGACGTCTCGGCGAACACGACATGCATTTTGCAGGAATATACTCCTCGATCCCCGCGTGACTGGGTTGCGACCGGACAATTTGCCATCGCATGCCCGCATTGCCATAAATGGTCGAATATGACCAACGATAGTGTCGAACCCTTGCCCCGTTTTGGAAGAGAAATCGAACATTTGCCGACGGATGTTGGGTCGATTTATGAGGAAGCGCGCGCGTCCATGGGTGCAGGTGCCCCGACGGCCGCCGTCATGTGCTGTCGAAAAATTATTATGAACCTTGCCGTTGAGGAGGGCGCCACACCAGGTCTGAAATTCGTCGAATATCTCGACGATCTTCGGAAAAAAGGCCACATCCCGCCGCGTTGGCAAGGATGGGTTGAGAGCATTCGAAAGGCTGGCAACGAAGCGACCCACGAGGTCGAGCCGCAAACGCTCGATGAGGCCAGGCGAACGATGGACTTCACGGCCATGCTGCTCGCCGCGCATTACGAAGGACCGGGGCGATTAAATATGCTGGAGCCTAGCGTCGAGACAGAACGAGATAGGACAAAATGA
- a CDS encoding phage baseplate assembly protein V: protein MSNHRIAAELKRIFESAPPDLRRFLRPNVPGMVIAVDDDAHTVDIEVKPDEDAEDPTPWLLPKTPVSCLAGGDGFGVWALPEIGSEVNVSFRGQDITQPRVDGVDFLANRTPLGSRVGSFVFADNSGQRIVLRPDTGEVVIRAYNLDDEVAGTRSERTAGNANGEVQGNDFKRVGGNRERTIAGDDTVTLEDGARHFVSKNFEEHGDYSEEMGAVTRDYQHAKIVHGAARRKVSGREDYDVAGDRKKKVLGDEDEAVAKNKSVVIGGRLRIMATGLAPDGSLPSGDDLVCVEIGGPGLNVFGGKFIPGTSQPMVNGLSLAVYLATYLEALSAAVGVYNLAVAGLPNPITPSSLSGITATLTSSIETATTNLIVALFGSPAVPGLPALPILSPRVYFGGPF from the coding sequence GTGAGCAACCACCGGATCGCGGCGGAGCTAAAGCGCATCTTCGAGTCCGCGCCCCCGGATCTTCGCCGCTTCCTTAGGCCGAACGTCCCCGGCATGGTCATCGCCGTTGACGACGACGCCCACACGGTGGACATCGAGGTGAAACCCGACGAGGACGCCGAGGATCCGACGCCCTGGCTTCTTCCGAAGACGCCGGTATCGTGCCTGGCCGGCGGGGACGGCTTCGGCGTCTGGGCGCTCCCGGAAATCGGGAGCGAGGTCAACGTCAGCTTCCGCGGACAGGACATCACGCAGCCCCGCGTGGACGGGGTGGACTTTCTCGCCAACCGCACGCCGCTCGGCAGCCGCGTCGGGAGCTTCGTCTTCGCGGACAATTCCGGGCAGCGGATCGTCCTGCGTCCGGACACGGGTGAGGTTGTCATTCGCGCCTACAACCTTGACGACGAGGTCGCGGGCACGCGCAGCGAGCGCACGGCGGGCAACGCGAACGGCGAGGTGCAGGGCAACGATTTCAAGCGCGTGGGCGGCAACCGGGAGCGCACCATCGCCGGCGACGACACCGTCACCCTCGAGGACGGCGCGCGCCATTTCGTCAGCAAAAATTTCGAGGAGCACGGCGACTATTCCGAGGAAATGGGCGCCGTCACGCGCGACTATCAGCACGCGAAAATCGTCCACGGGGCGGCCCGCCGCAAGGTTTCCGGCCGCGAGGATTACGACGTCGCCGGCGACCGCAAAAAGAAGGTGCTCGGCGACGAGGACGAGGCGGTTGCGAAGAACAAATCCGTCGTCATCGGCGGCCGCCTGCGCATCATGGCCACGGGCCTTGCGCCCGACGGAAGCCTGCCCTCCGGCGACGATCTCGTCTGCGTGGAAATCGGCGGCCCGGGCCTGAATGTCTTCGGCGGGAAATTTATCCCGGGCACGAGCCAGCCGATGGTGAACGGCTTAAGCCTGGCCGTGTACCTCGCGACCTACCTCGAAGCCCTGAGCGCGGCCGTTGGCGTTTACAACCTGGCCGTCGCCGGGCTTCCGAATCCCATCACGCCGTCGTCCCTGTCCGGCATCACCGCGACGCTGACAAGCTCGATCGAGACGGCGACGACCAATCTCATCGTCGCTCTGTTCGGCTCGCCGGCCGTCCCCGGCCTCCCGGCGCTCCCGATCCTGAGCCCGCGTGTCTATTTCGGCGGGCCGTTCTAG
- a CDS encoding phage tail tape measure protein has protein sequence MFGALGNFLHQIRINFVGVNNVSTPAKQVTNDLNKVKSAIAGVTSFAKRLAVAGVITGALFAIPAKSAIAFETGMVDVRKTTNLAFSDIEEGITGIVDNGVPTTIQGLQTIAATAGQLGITGAKNIFSFTQAVAKMEAVSDLSAEGASSAFAGFANVFKIPLQNVENMGSSINELSNTTNASAQFIVDAMARIGRPIENLTFQQVAGLGATLADMGLGAERGGTALRNVFLRMQTQAGQAAKIMGVSVGEWQQRVQTDGIGAFTDLLGKIKEINPAVRATAIKGIFEQEAVETVQRLAGGLDKMRTNLGLSNSAFAENISLTNELKNVQDSAGGKLTVIGNQIKLIAASLGTPLLDPLKAILDGVVPIARAFRDFARAHPTFLKFAGVIGLLAATTFVLGGAFLFLAGKVAFAVIAIGGLFGGTGFVALANWLQLARFGVIALGKAFLGLLANPVVLAIAAIAGGLYLAYRHSETFRNAVNGVVSVLRDKFEVALTRISYAIGFVFGYAYGTWIKLKRVANDVFPYIGAVLQVLAGIFVSVLKPAVMGTLALWTSAWPVIAVIFKGAWNNIVAIVRFAWNLVSGIVGTMVTTVAGIIKAGAQLLLGDWRGAWATIGEVVDANINLVVEQLKNFGNLISSLWGNFKEAGFGLITAFVEGIKTGWTTLKDGLGGVLGKVLAYLPGSDARLGPLSNLTGRGMAFSQTFAKGMDLGAPAIASSANEAFGPVFDDFDSGGSTTNNTRSSRQIVVNIQPGAFVVSGANAEQTLADFKKNLLAVLQDIGDELEGVSLGAA, from the coding sequence ATGTTCGGCGCTCTCGGCAATTTTTTGCACCAGATCCGGATCAACTTCGTCGGCGTCAATAACGTCAGCACGCCGGCCAAGCAGGTGACCAACGATCTGAACAAGGTGAAGTCCGCCATCGCCGGCGTCACCAGTTTCGCCAAGCGCCTGGCCGTCGCCGGCGTCATCACCGGGGCGCTTTTCGCCATCCCCGCCAAAAGCGCGATCGCGTTTGAAACCGGCATGGTCGATGTCCGCAAGACGACGAACCTCGCGTTTTCTGACATCGAGGAGGGCATCACCGGGATCGTCGACAACGGTGTGCCGACGACGATCCAGGGCCTGCAAACGATCGCGGCGACCGCCGGGCAACTCGGCATCACGGGCGCCAAAAACATCTTCAGCTTCACCCAGGCCGTCGCGAAGATGGAGGCGGTCTCGGACCTTTCGGCCGAGGGCGCGTCCTCCGCGTTCGCCGGCTTCGCGAACGTCTTCAAGATCCCGCTCCAGAACGTCGAGAACATGGGAAGCTCGATCAACGAGCTCTCCAACACGACGAACGCCTCCGCGCAATTCATCGTCGATGCCATGGCCCGCATCGGCCGGCCGATCGAGAACCTGACCTTTCAGCAGGTCGCGGGCCTGGGCGCGACGCTTGCGGACATGGGGCTCGGGGCGGAGCGCGGCGGCACGGCGCTTCGGAACGTCTTTCTCCGGATGCAGACGCAGGCCGGCCAGGCCGCGAAGATCATGGGCGTCTCGGTCGGGGAATGGCAGCAGCGCGTCCAGACCGACGGCATCGGCGCGTTCACGGACCTGCTCGGGAAGATCAAGGAAATCAACCCGGCCGTGCGCGCGACCGCGATCAAGGGCATCTTCGAGCAGGAGGCCGTCGAAACGGTCCAGCGCCTGGCCGGCGGGCTCGACAAGATGCGCACCAACCTTGGCCTTTCCAATTCCGCGTTCGCCGAAAACATCTCGCTCACGAACGAGCTGAAAAACGTTCAGGACTCCGCGGGCGGGAAGCTCACGGTCATCGGCAACCAGATCAAGCTGATCGCCGCCTCGCTCGGCACGCCGCTCCTGGACCCGCTGAAAGCGATCCTCGACGGCGTCGTCCCCATCGCGCGCGCGTTCCGGGATTTCGCCCGGGCGCATCCGACGTTCCTCAAATTCGCCGGGGTGATCGGCCTTCTCGCGGCGACGACCTTCGTTCTCGGCGGCGCGTTCCTGTTTCTCGCGGGCAAGGTCGCCTTCGCGGTGATCGCCATCGGCGGGCTGTTCGGCGGCACGGGCTTTGTCGCGCTCGCCAATTGGTTGCAGCTCGCGCGCTTCGGCGTCATCGCCCTGGGCAAAGCCTTTCTCGGCCTGCTCGCCAATCCCGTGGTCCTTGCGATCGCGGCGATCGCGGGCGGTCTCTACCTCGCCTACAGACACTCCGAGACGTTCCGGAATGCCGTGAACGGCGTCGTCTCCGTTCTGCGCGACAAATTCGAGGTCGCGCTGACGAGGATCTCCTACGCGATCGGCTTCGTCTTCGGCTACGCCTACGGGACGTGGATCAAGCTGAAGCGCGTCGCCAACGACGTGTTCCCGTATATCGGCGCCGTGCTTCAGGTGCTTGCCGGCATCTTCGTGTCGGTCCTGAAACCCGCGGTCATGGGCACGCTCGCGCTCTGGACCTCCGCGTGGCCGGTCATCGCCGTCATTTTCAAGGGCGCGTGGAACAACATCGTCGCGATCGTCCGGTTCGCGTGGAATCTGGTTTCGGGCATCGTCGGAACGATGGTCACCACCGTGGCGGGGATCATCAAGGCCGGTGCACAGCTATTGCTCGGCGACTGGCGCGGCGCTTGGGCGACAATCGGCGAAGTGGTCGACGCGAACATCAACCTGGTCGTCGAGCAGCTCAAGAACTTCGGGAATCTGATTTCGTCGCTGTGGGGCAACTTCAAGGAAGCCGGATTCGGCCTCATCACCGCCTTCGTCGAGGGGATCAAGACCGGCTGGACGACGCTCAAGGACGGTCTCGGCGGCGTCCTCGGCAAGGTGCTGGCCTACCTGCCCGGCTCCGACGCGCGCCTCGGGCCCCTGTCCAATCTGACCGGCCGCGGCATGGCCTTCTCGCAAACCTTCGCCAAAGGCATGGACCTGGGCGCGCCGGCGATCGCGTCCTCGGCGAACGAGGCCTTCGGCCCGGTCTTCGACGATTTCGATTCCGGCGGATCCACGACGAACAACACGCGCAGCTCCCGCCAGATCGTCGTCAACATCCAGCCGGGCGCGTTTGTCGTCTCGGGCGCAAACGCGGAGCAGACGCTCGCCGACTTCAAGAAAAATCTCCTGGCGGTCCTGCAAGACATCGGCGACGAGCTCGAGGGCGTGAGCCTTGGCGCCGCTTGA